The following proteins are encoded in a genomic region of Pagrus major chromosome 16, Pma_NU_1.0:
- the dapp1 gene encoding dual adapter for phosphotyrosine and 3-phosphotyrosine and 3-phosphoinositide: MSFYSDASTEDMSDELETLGWYHYDLSRHAAEALLLSNGTDGSYLLRNSNEGPGCFALSVRAKDSVKHFHVTRKDSGYVFGFNEFATLHDFVNHFANQPLLGSDTGTLIVLKCPYPWRVEEPSIYESVRVHTAIQTGRTENDLVPSAPSLGTKEGYLVKQGAIVKSWKQRWFTLNRYELKYFKDKMCEEPIRTLDLRACSAVQFDYSQDRVNCFCLVFPERTFYLCTKTGVEADEWIKILRWKLSQIRKGQ; this comes from the exons ATGAGTTTCTACAGTGATGCGTCCACTGAGGACATGAGTGACGAGCTGGAGACTTTGGG GTGGTACCACTATGACCTGTCCCGCCATGCTGCAGAGGCCCTTCTCTTGTCTAATGGGACTGATGGAAGTTATCTCCTGAGAAACAGTAATGAGGGACCAGGCTGCTTTGCACTGTCTGTCAG GGCGAAGGATTCTGTCAAGCATTTTCATGTGACACGCAAAGACAGCGGCTATGTGTTTGGGTTTAACGAGTTCGCCACCCTTCACGACTTTGTCAACCACTTCGCTAACCAGCCTCTGCTGGGCAGTGACACAG GAACCCTCATTGTGCTGAAGTGTCCATATCCTTGGCGTGTGGAGGAGCCGTCCATCTACGAATCTGTGCGGGTTCACACAGCCATACAGACGGGCCGCACGGAAAACGATCTGGTGCCGAGTGCTCCATCG CTGGGCACAAAGGAAGGCTATCTGGTGAAACAAGGAGCAATTGTAAAG agcTGGAAACAGAGGTGGTTCACACTGAACAGATATGAACTCAAGTACTTCAAAGACAAAATG TGTGAGGAGCCCATTCGAACCCTGGATCTGAGAGCCTGCTCTGCAGTCCAGTTTGACTACTCTCAGGACAGAGTCAACTGTTTCTG CCTGGTGTTTCCTGAGAGAACATTTTATCTTTGTACAAAGACGGGTGTGGAGGCAGACGAATGGATCAAGATCCTGAGGTGGAAACTG TCACAGATCAGAAAAGGTCAATGA
- the lamtor3 gene encoding ragulator complex protein LAMTOR3 gives MADDLKRYLYKQLQSVEGLHAIVVTDRDGVPVIKVANDNAPVHALRPGFLSTFALATDQGSKLGLSKNKSIICYYNTYQIVQFNRLPLVISFIASSNANTGLIMSLEKELAPLIEELRQVVEVT, from the exons ATGGCTGAT GATTTGAAGAGATACCTGTacaaacagctgcagag TGTTGAAGGTCTTCATGCTATTGTAGTGACAGACAGGGACGGTGTCCCGGTTATCAAAG TTGCCAATGATAACGCCCCAGTCCACGCGCTGAGACCCGGCTTCTTGTCCACTTTCGCTCTGGCCACAGATCAGGGCAGCAAGCTGGGCCTCTCCAAGAACAAGAGCATCATCTGCTACTACAATACCTACCAG ATCGTGCAGTTCAATCGGTTACCACTGGTCATCAGTTTCATTGCCAGCAGCAACGCCAACACAG GTCTCATCATGAGTCTGGAGAAGGAGTTGGCTCCTCTAATAGAGGAGCTGAGGCAGGTGGTGGAGGTGACATAA
- the LOC141010872 gene encoding protein YIPF7-like, translating into MGDFQQVEQDFYQTGYYIDDQGQPVAYYETYNSTSPAYYDDGTQAFTPGDVDHSMEQQYTGQFYHPAGTVGSTGPDSLEEEPPLLEELGINLDHIWQKALTVLNPFKPADGSIMNETDLTGPIVFCIALGVTLMMAGKAHFGYVYGTSATACIGMYFLLSLMSSLSVSYGCVASVLGYCLLPMVAISAFAVFYSLQGILGTVLVLLGVGWCSFSASKIFTSTLALEGQQLLVAYPCALLYGVFALFTVF; encoded by the exons ATGGGGGACTTCCAGCAGGTTGAGCAGGACTTCTACCAGACAGGATATTACATAGATGACCAGGGTCAACCTGTGGCCTACTACGAAACCTACAATTCCACAAGCCCTGCTTATTACGATGA TGGAACACAGGCTTTTACACCAGGTGATGTGGATCATTCCATGGAGCAGCAGTACACTGGACAGTTCTACCATCCTGCTGGGACTGTGGGAAGCACAGGACCAGATTCTCTTGAAGAGGAACCCCCCCTTCTTGAGG AGCTGGGCATCAATTTGGACCACATCTGGCAGAAGGCACTGACGGTGTTGAACCCTTTTAAACCTGCAGATGGCAGCATCATGAATGAGACTGATCTGACAGGTCCTATCGTCTTCTGCATTGCACTAGGGGTCACTTTAATGATG GCAGGTAAAGCTCACTTTGGTTATGTGTATGGGACCAGTGCTACAGCCTGTATTGGGATGTACTTCCTGCTGAGTCTGATGAGTTCCCTGTCAGTGTCTTACGGCTGTGTGGCCAGTGTCCTGGGCTACTGCCTCCTGCCAATGGTGGCCATCTCTGCATTCGCTGTATTCTACTCTCTGCA aggCATCCTGGGTACAGTTCTGGTCTTATTAGGGGTTGGTTGGTGTAGTTTCTCTGCCTCCAAGATCTTTACCTCCACCCTGGCTTTGGAGGGTCAGCAGCTGTTGGTAGCTTACCCATGTGCCTTGCTCTATGGAGTTTTTGCGTTGTTCACTGTATTTTAA
- the LOC141009962 gene encoding retinol dehydrogenase 14-like produces the protein MMRGKTVIVTGANSGTGRATAAGVVTLQGRVIMACRDMSRAEEAAQEIRQETGADSAQLVVKQLDLSSLTSVHTFCQDIIKEEPRLDVLINNAGIYQCPYTKTEDGFEMQFGVNHLGHFLLTHLLLDLLKRSAPSRIVVVSSKLYKNGHINFEDLNSEQSYDKASAYSRSKLANLLFTCELARRLEGSGVTVNALTPGIVRTNLGRHVHVPVLAKPLFNLLSWGLFKSPEEGAQTSVYLACSPDVDGVQGKCFADCQPQTLLDKATDQEVASKLWDISEVMVGITT, from the exons ATGATGAGAGGAAAGACGGTGATAGTGACCGGTGCTAACAGCGGGACAGGGAGAGCCACAGCAGCGGGCGTCGTGACGCTGCAGGGCCGTGTGATAATGGCCTGTCGGGACATGAGCAGGGCGGAGGAGGCGGCTCAGGAGATCCGACAGGAGACTGGAGCAGACAGCGCACAGCTAGTCGTCAAACAGCTGGACCTCTCCTCACTCACATCTGTACACACTTTCTGTCAAGACATAATAAAG GAAGAACCTCGCTTAGACGTGCTGATCAACAACGCGGGTATCTACCAGTGTCCTTACACCAAAACAGAGGATGGCTTTGAGATGCAATTTGGAGTGAACCACCTGGGACATTTCCTGCTCACCCACCTGCTGCTGGACCTACTGAAACGATCAGCCCCCAGTCGCATCGTGGTGGTCTCCTCCAAACTCTACAAAAACGGTCACATTAACTTTGAGGACTTGAACAGTGAGCAGAGCTACGACAAGGCCTCTGCATACAGTCGCAGCAAACTAGCCAACCTGCTGTTCACCTGCGAGCTGGCCCGTCGACTGGAGGGCAGCGGCGTTACGGTGAACGCTCTGACTCCAGGCATAGTGAGGACTAATCTGGGGAGGCATGTTCATGTCCCAGTGTTAGCGAAGCCCCTGTTTAACCTGCTCTCCTGGGGCTTGTTTAAGAGCCCAGAGGAAGGAGCTCAGACTTCAGTGTATTTGGCCTGCAGCCCAGATGTAGACGGTGTGCAGGGCAAGTGCTTCGCAGATTGTCAGCCtcagactctgctggacaaggccactgaccaggaAGTGGCCagtaaactgtgggacattagTGAAGTCATGGTGGGCATAACCACATAA